In Helianthus annuus cultivar XRQ/B chromosome 3, HanXRQr2.0-SUNRISE, whole genome shotgun sequence, a single window of DNA contains:
- the LOC110932077 gene encoding ALG-2 interacting protein X-like, whose amino-acid sequence MDEDTDPVEPATGTPNHPIEVSDGSSFHGSPYRGPDSYQARFNQYEWYFTPSHHSSPHQQQQQQQDPSEDSHFVAVTPPPPPPAVYQAPPEPPRRRRSGVRMSVREGGFHFSTPHHSSGSHYPPLQEDPLMGGPSVPASEVNSTPIAPPPSGFGNPIPTYAGSTAYNPFE is encoded by the coding sequence atggacgaggacacggatcccgtcgagcctgcgaCCGGGACCCCCAACCATCCTATTGAGGTCTCTGATGGTTCGTCTTTTCATGGATCACCCTACCGTGGTCCAGACAGTTACCAGGCAAGGTTTAACCAAtatgagtggtactttacaccctctcatcACTCATCGCcccaccagcagcaacagcagcagcaggatccctctgaggattcgcATTTCGTGGCGGtcacgccaccgccaccaccgccggcAGTATATCAAGCACCTCCGGAACCACcgaggcgtagaagatcaggcgtaCGAATGTCCGTACGAGAGGGGGGCTTTCACTTTAGTACTCCCCATCATTCGagtggcagccactacccgccactacaggAGGACCCACTAATGGGTGGGCCTTCAGTTCCAGCATCAGAGGTGAATTCTACACCCATCGCGCCGCCACCATCGGGATTTGGTAATCCAATCCCCACGTACGCCGGTTCAACGGCGTACAATCCATTCGAGTAG